GCCGCACCGAAAGCGGTTACGAAGTTTGCCTGATCACCTCGATCAGCAGCGGCCGCTGGGGGTTTCCGAAGGGGCTGATCGACCCCGGCGAAACCGCCCGTCAGACCGCCCTGAAAGAGGCACAAGAGGAAGCCGGGCTGCGCGGCAACATCGTCGGCGAGCCGCTCGGCGAATATCAATACGCCAAGTGGGGCGTCATGCTCACCGTCACCGTCTATCTCATGGAAGTGACCGCGGTCGAAGAGAGCTGGCTCGAAGCCGATCGCCGGCAGCGGCGCTGGGTCGCGATCGAATCG
This is a stretch of genomic DNA from Pirellulales bacterium. It encodes these proteins:
- a CDS encoding NUDIX hydrolase, with protein sequence MQPLFPPSDQQASAVPFRRTESGYEVCLITSISSGRWGFPKGLIDPGETARQTALKEAQEEAGLRGNIVGEPLGEYQYAKWGVMLTVTVYLMEVTAVEESWLEADRRQRRWVAIESAAAMLDRRYLARMLRLAVERLRSER